actgaccctcaacactcagccccctcctgtactccctgttcacccacgactgcgtggccatgcacgcctccaactcaatcatcaagttttcagacaacactacagtagtgggcttgattaccaacaacctctcactcaacgtcaacaaaacaaaggagatgatcgtggacttcaggaaacagcagagggagcaaccccctatccacatcgaagggacagcggtggagaaggtggaaagttttaagttccttggcgtacccATCACAGacgaactgaaatggtccactcacacagacagtgtggtgaataaggtgcaacagcgcctcttcaatctcaggaggctgaagaaatttggcttgtcacccaaaaccctgacaaacttttacagacgcacaatcgagagcatcctgttgggctatatcacagcctggtacggcaactgacCCGCTCTCAACGGCAAGACTCTCCAGAGgttggtgcggtctgcacaacacatccctgggggcaaactacctgccctccaggacacctacagcacccgatgtcacaggaaggccaacaagatcatcaaggacatcaaccaactgagccactgcctgttcacaccgctaccatccagaaggcgaggtcagtacaggtgcatcaaagctgggacagagagtctgaaaaatagcttctatctcaaggccatcagactgctgaacagccatcactaatTCAGAGagtctgctgcctacattgagacccaatcactggccattTCAATGAATGGATCACTAATCACTTTATACAATAAACTGTAAAATAATGCCACTtgaatgatgtttacatatcttacattactcatatcacatgtttatactgtattttataccatctattgcacctttgccatcgctcatccatatacttacatgtacatattctcattcaccccttcagatttgtgtgtattagggagGTCTTAGGGAATTGTTAgactacttgttagatattattgttagatattactgcactgtcggaactagaagcataagcatttcgctacactcatattattatctgctaaccatgtgtgcactactgttcaaaagattggggtcacatagaaatgtccttgtttttgaaagaaaagcatattttttgtccattaaaataacatcaaattgatcagacataaactgtagacattattaatgttggaaatgactattgtagctggaaacggcagattttttatggaatatctacataggagtacagaggcccattttcagcaaccatctctcctgtgttccaatggcacgttgtgttagctaatccaaaattatcatttttaaaggctaattgatcattggaaaataattttgcaaatatgcttttctttaaaaaaaaggacatttctaagtgaccccaaacttttgaacggtagcgtatgtgacaaataaaattgcatttgatttgatttgaatagtgtGCTAAGTTACTAGTGTTTTCTGATGTTTTGTGTTCACATTTCATCACGGTTATAGAGGTGATTGTCCATTTCTAGTTGTTGCATTACAATGTATGCAAATATGGCTTACACATCAATGGTCAATGTTTAGATAACTACCTGCAAATGTATTGTCTATTGTGATGGGGTGTGTCAGTATGACAAAGTCAAACACAGACTGTAGAGGCCGATAGATGTTTATAGTCCTACAGATGTTTATTTCAGTCTAGTTTATTGGACCTCTCCTTCTTGGTGGTTGACAACGTAAGTAGTTCAACAACATTTCATTTAAAGGTAATGTGGTGGTAAATCTTCAAACTGCACCGTTACATTATATATTTGGAATGTAAAGAACCATCGTCAACATAATCAAAATATATTGTCTTGCATTATTTATAAAAATGTTTCCCTTAAAAGATTATATTGTCCCGGTTTTGTCAATAAAAAATAGCACCACCACCAATAATTACACATGGCAACagcctggactcaggggtagacgtaacagAGTAAATATATATCTGGGACAgccaattagtatgatatgttaccttTCGTATggaatgtattaatttgtggatgtccatcatccatttcctatgatatgttacaaattacaatttgtatgatatgtgaTGAATTTCAATATGTAAAGTTAAcaatatgatatgttatgaattccaatttgttgtggctaatgttagctaggcctggggttagtgttaggagttaagattagggttaagagttaggggaagggttagctaacatgctaagtaggtTCAAAGTAGTTGACAGGTTGCATCATACTCATCCACCCTAACCAACCACTCTACATTTGTttaatgtaaacatacagtaccaaATGTACTGTAGCATATTATACTATTCTGAGTGTCCCAGATGTAAGTTtactagtctatgagaccaggctggtggCTAAGATGAATAAGAAAGTGATATAAAAAAGGTAAAAAGTAGATAAATTATAATGAAGAACCAATTGACCTCTTCAAGCATTTTCAGCAATCAGGTCATCCATGACATCCTTCTGATGAGTTAAAAGGGCTTGAATCAGGGCGTTAGCAGCCCCGGTGCTGGTCACGCTATCCAGGAGCTTCCTCATCATTTCTTGCAGTGTCAACTGGGCATTCACGTTGGCAGCCATTTCATCATGACAACCTCCACTCTGCAGATCATCGACAATGGCCTTCACGTTTTTCACCTGGCTAACCAGAGCTGTGCGGTTTCTTTTCAAAAACCCCCGTTTGTCTTTCACAAGgaagataaataaatatatttaggaTAAATCGAATGACATTCTGATGGTAAGATACATGTATCGATAGCATTATCAGTGTTACAGCCCTTTCACAATATTTTTGTCTACCTGAAATTGAAGAGATCGATGGAGAATATGTCATGTTGTTGGGCCGTGATGGTCCTAAAAGAGAAAAGGTGATTGAGAAATAGTGCACTAACATGAAAACACGCTATGGGAACACACTAGCAGAGAGTCTAACACAGCTAAATTGGTCAGCTTTTTAAAAATTCAAACACTTTTGCACGAAGGCCCACGTGTTAGAAATGTCTACTCCGGTCCGCAGTGCAAAAAAGGTAGTCACCCCTGCCTCATGCTACAGGGATTGCCATTTTAATAGGACCTCTAAACCAGGCTTAGCCTTATGTTCCACATAGGAGTGAAGAAGACTAAGGTAGTAAGTCTAAATCAGGAGAAAACCAACGTATTATTATCTAGCCTGACTGGCCTCTTTCAGTGTATACAAACAGCAGTCTCTTCCTGGATCACTATTAGTACTCAGAAATCCAAACGTTAACAACATAACAATATTTCACGTCCCTGAAAATCATATTCTGAGGTTATGATCAGGTAAAGACATAGTACTAAGCTATTTATGGTATTCCTAAGTCTAGTCGTATTCTTCAAAACACAAGTTATTGATAAAATATTCAATTCTGTTAGTATGTTACTTAGTCAGTTAACATTCCAGATTACCTAGTCAGAATGTGGTGGTAATCCACTTCTTAAGTTCGGGATAGGTATCCTTCACCTCACTTTCTTTGAGAGTATCAAGAAACTGAGAGCATGTCTCTTCCTTTTTGAGAATCATCTTGTCAATCAGGTCAGTCACAGCAGCCTCTGGTACTGAGATGCTCTTCAGCTCTTGATACTCTCTATCGGTAACAATACGTTTGGAGTGAACATGTTGAAGAATGAAGCCAGAATCTGCTCGGAGCCAGTCGATGAGTTTCACCTTATTCTCAATGATCATTTTCATGGCAGGGCCCTAGAGAAGCAATTTTTACTGACATGTTGTTTGTTTCTCAAAGAAAACAATAATTACATTTTAATAATTAAGTTTTTCATCTCATGCAAAATTGGGATTGACTACCTGAGAAGAGGACACATCTTCTGTTTGCTTTGGTGGCACTGAAATATATTAAGTTGCCATTATTTGATTTCAAATATCAAATGCATGACTGAAAAtaactttcattaaaatatatGTGGACTGAGCTCATTTGTCAAGGTTATTTGTCAAGCTGATCCTGTTCTTTAACACACCTACCACTGAGACCTGTGAAGATAAAAACCTGCCTAAATGCAGTAGTTCACCTGGACACTGTGGGGCCTGGGGGGCTGGGACCTGCATCACAGACATATTGAGGTTGCCATCGATTGTACAGTTCGATATCTCTGATGCAAATATATGGCTGTGTTCTGTTGCAACCACTTCTGCGTGTGGGGGTGGTTGGCTGACGTTCATCCCTGAAAGAGACATTTTGTGTCCAAGTAAACATGCAATTGTGTTATGTTCTTCTTATGGTGCTAGCTGTTAGTAAGCAATACACCTTTCTCAGTATGACCATGTTGACTTATTCACAGTTGCACTCACCAGATCGATTCCTCGATCCTGCTTGAACGGTTACATGCATGTCTAAGTCTTTAATACCGCGGACATTGGTGACTTTCCTGGTATCAACAGTGCTGTTGCAATCCGCATACACCGTTGGGCTGGATGAAGCTTCAAAACACATCCGTTACTGCCATGTTAGATAAGGACCTTACAGCATGTAATAAAAACATTGTACCAGCAAACCCGACCATTAAATTGGTGCCTTAAATCTATGTATTTATTTACTGTATAGTAACACCTATTTAAAAGCTTTACTGTAAGAGTTGTATGTATTCTTATCATTACCATATGAAGTATatctaaatgttttttttcatCACTACAAATGTTGATGTATACTACTTACCTTGTGTGCGCTTGCTGAAATGTTGTTGAAGGCCTGGATAATGtgtctgctcttccttcagaaTCTTAAGGAAGTTCTGACATGTACTTTCTTCCATTTCAATGAATGTCTCCAAAAGAAGACTGATCTTCTCTGGATCCGTTTTTTGATTGCGAATAGCCTTATCCTGTTTAGCTGTTAGGAGATCGTCACACTTGTCAATGATAAACTCAGCATCCTTCGTCGATAACCACTTGCACAAGTCCTCCTTGTATGACTTCAGAAATTCCATGGCCTATTTGGAAATAATAAACACATCTCTGTTGGGTAAAACAGTCTTAATATTTGTATAGGTTGGTAGCAATCTATGTTTAACTGGACCAATATAATGTTTATTAAGGCATGATTATGGTTTACCCAAGGTGGTTATGGAATATTAAACAACCGCAGGTTTTGAGTGCATCATGATTTTATGTTATTAAGTAGAACAAACAATAATACGTATAGTATGATCTTGTAGCAAAGTAAAATACCATGTCACTCTTTCTGGTATCCTTTTAACCCTTACAATGTCACTCTATGATAAAGTAAGTACCTTCTAAGTTAATAAAATACTGAACATGATACTGAATACT
This sequence is a window from Oncorhynchus gorbuscha isolate QuinsamMale2020 ecotype Even-year linkage group LG01, OgorEven_v1.0, whole genome shotgun sequence. Protein-coding genes within it:
- the LOC124043829 gene encoding uncharacterized protein LOC124043829 — translated: MEFLKSYKEDLCKWLSTKDAEFIIDKCDDLLTAKQDKAIRNQKTDPEKISLLLETFIEMEESTCQNFLKILKEEQTHYPGLQQHFSKRTQASSSPTVYADCNSTVDTRKVTNVRGIKDLDMHVTVQAGSRNRSGMNVSQPPPHAEVVATEHSHIFASEISNCTIDGNLNMSVMQVPAPQAPQCPGPSRPNNMTYSPSISSISDKRGFLKRNRTALVSQVKNVKAIVDDLQSGGCHDEMAANVNAQLTLQEMMRKLLDSVTSTGAANALIQALLTHQKDVMDDLIAENA